From the genome of Vicia villosa cultivar HV-30 ecotype Madison, WI linkage group LG2, Vvil1.0, whole genome shotgun sequence, one region includes:
- the LOC131646614 gene encoding protein TORNADO 2-like: MAMSNNIIGFINLLALILSIPIIAAGIWLTNEPADTCVKFLQWPVIILGVLLLIVSLAGFIGSFWRVPCLMIFYLVAMLVLIILLVCLVVFVYMVTVRGHGMIEPNRAYLEYRLDDFSGFLKRRVRSSFKWDVIRSCLSESNMCAELNQNFRMAQDFFNARLTPMQTGCCKPPTQCAYTFVNPTYWISPINNAADMDCLQWSNDQTQLCYSCDSCKAGLLANLRKEWKRANVILIISVVVLIVVYLIGCFAFRNAKTEDLFRKYKQGYT; this comes from the exons ATGGCAATGAGCAACAACATCATAGGCTTCATAAACCTCCTCGCCTTAATCCTCTCCATCCCCATCATCGCCGCTGGAATCTGGCTAACCAACGAACCAGCAGACACATGTGTCAAGTTTCTCCAATGGCCAGTCATAATCCTCGGTGTTCTCCTCTTAATCGTCTCTCTCGCTGGTTTCATTGGCTCCTTTTGGAGAGTCCCATGTCTCATGATATTCTACCTCGTTGCTATGCTTGTGCTTATTATACTTCTTGTCTGTTTGGTTGTTTTTGTTTACATGGTCACTGTTCGTGGTCATGGTATGATTGAGCCTAATCGCGCTTATTTGGAGTACCGTTTGGATGATTTTTCGGGGTTTCTGAAGAGGAGAGTGAGAAGCTCTTTTAAATGGGATGTTATTAGGAGTTGTTTGAGTGAGAGTAATATGTGTGCTGAGTTGAATCAGAATTTTCGTATGGCTCAGGACTTCTTTAACGCTCGTCTAACGCCAATGCAG ACAGGATGCTGCAAGCCACCAACACAATGTGCATACACATTTGTGAACCCAACCTATTGGATTAGTCCAATAAACAATGCAGCAGATATGGATTGTCTTCAATGGAGCAACGACCAAACACAACTTTGTTACAGTTGTGATTCATGCAAAGCTGGTCTGTTGGCCAATCTTAGGAAGGAATGGAAAAGAGCAAATGTGATATTGATCATCAGTGTTGTTGTTTTAATTGTAGTTTATTTGATTGGGTGCTTTGCTTTTAGGAACGCCAAAACTGAAGATCTCTTTCGCAAATACAAACAAGGCTACACTTGA